A part of Candidatus Methylomirabilota bacterium genomic DNA contains:
- a CDS encoding non-heme iron oxygenase ferredoxin subunit has protein sequence MAKFLKVATTSELALGQAKKVEVDGKAIALFNLEGSYHAIDDACPHRGGPLSGGPTDGEVVTCPWHGSKFNVKSGDVLTPPARTGVSSYRVRVSGSDIEIELEI, from the coding sequence ATGGCAAAATTCCTGAAGGTGGCGACGACCAGTGAGCTAGCTCTTGGCCAGGCGAAAAAGGTGGAAGTCGACGGGAAGGCAATCGCCCTTTTCAACCTCGAGGGGAGCTATCACGCCATCGATGATGCCTGCCCTCATCGAGGTGGTCCCCTGTCTGGGGGTCCTACGGACGGAGAAGTGGTGACTTGTCCCTGGCATGGATCTAAGTTCAACGTGAAAAGTGGAGATGTCCTCACGCCGCCTGCTCGAACTGGCGTGTCGAGCTATCGTGTCCGAGTGAGCGGGTCAGATATAGAAATAGAACTGGAGATCTGA